The following are from one region of the Paenibacillus sp. JZ16 genome:
- a CDS encoding aldo/keto reductase, producing MTAQHLQDTTTLYNGVNMPWFGLGVFKVEEGPELVNAVRTAIQHGYRSIDTAAIYGNEEGVGQGIREGLEAAGIKREDLFVTSKVWNADLGYESTLKAYDESLRKLGLEYLDLYLIHWPVEGKYIDAWKALETLYKEGRVKAIGVSNFQIHHLERLMKETEIKPMVNQVEYHPRLTQKKLQAYCQANGIQLEAWSPLMQGQLLDQEDLQHIAEKYHKSIAQIILRWDLQNGVVTIPKSTKEHRIAENADIFDFELSAEDMQRIDSLNQNHRVGPDPDNFDF from the coding sequence ATGACAGCACAACACTTACAAGATACAACCACTTTATATAATGGAGTTAACATGCCTTGGTTTGGACTTGGCGTATTTAAAGTAGAAGAAGGACCGGAGCTGGTGAATGCCGTTCGCACGGCCATCCAGCATGGATATCGGAGCATAGACACTGCCGCCATATACGGCAATGAAGAAGGCGTTGGACAAGGCATTCGCGAGGGCTTGGAAGCTGCCGGAATTAAACGGGAAGATCTGTTTGTCACATCTAAAGTATGGAATGCCGATCTCGGTTATGAATCGACATTGAAGGCATACGATGAAAGTCTGCGAAAGCTGGGTCTGGAATATTTGGATTTGTACCTTATACACTGGCCGGTTGAAGGGAAATATATAGATGCGTGGAAGGCGTTAGAAACGTTGTACAAGGAAGGACGCGTTAAAGCCATTGGCGTGAGCAATTTCCAGATCCATCATCTGGAGCGTTTAATGAAGGAAACGGAAATTAAACCGATGGTGAACCAGGTGGAATATCATCCAAGACTAACGCAAAAAAAACTGCAGGCGTACTGCCAGGCGAATGGAATTCAGCTTGAAGCATGGTCTCCATTAATGCAAGGACAGCTGCTGGATCAAGAGGATCTTCAGCACATTGCTGAGAAGTATCATAAATCCATCGCGCAGATTATTCTTCGTTGGGATTTACAAAACGGCGTTGTCACGATTCCGAAATCGACCAAAGAACATCGGATCGCCGAGAATGCGGATATCTTTGATTTTGAATTGTCCGCTGAGGATATGCAGCGCATCGATAGTTTGAATCAAAATCACAGGGTGGGACCGGATCCGGACAATTTTGATTTCTAA
- a CDS encoding MFS transporter, with product MMIDKKRSMLALLALAVSAFAIGTTEFISVGLLPLIAEDMNISVTTAGLTVSMYALGVTFGAPILTSLTSRMSRKTLLLWIMIIFIIGNSLAAGASSIGILLAARVFSAFSHGVFMSIGSIIAASVVPENRRASAISIMFTGLTVATVTGVPLGTFIGQQWGWRLAFVAIVVVGIVALIANSILVPSDLPKGERTSFRDQAKLLTNGRLLLMLLITALGYGGTFVVFTYLSPLLQDITGFKENTVAIILLVYGIAIAVGNVIGGKAANRNPLRALFYMFIAQALVLITLTFTAPFQVAGLITIFLMGFLAFMNVPGLQVYVVMLAERFAPGAVNMASALNIAAFNAGIAIGAFLGGLITNSMGLIHTAWIGALMVLGAVVLTGWSLKLERKETDKPSKQAA from the coding sequence ATGATGATCGATAAAAAAAGAAGTATGCTGGCGCTGCTGGCGCTTGCCGTCAGTGCCTTCGCCATCGGAACTACGGAATTTATCAGCGTAGGGCTGCTGCCGTTGATTGCGGAGGATATGAACATATCCGTCACGACCGCCGGATTGACCGTTTCGATGTATGCGCTTGGCGTTACTTTCGGTGCGCCGATCCTAACGTCGCTGACATCAAGGATGTCCAGGAAGACTTTGCTGCTCTGGATTATGATCATTTTTATTATTGGTAACAGCTTGGCAGCGGGCGCATCTTCCATTGGTATCCTGCTTGCAGCACGTGTATTTTCGGCCTTTTCGCATGGCGTATTTATGTCGATCGGCTCGATCATTGCCGCAAGCGTGGTGCCTGAGAATCGCAGGGCATCCGCGATCTCCATTATGTTTACGGGGCTGACGGTAGCGACGGTTACCGGCGTTCCGCTTGGTACGTTTATAGGTCAACAGTGGGGCTGGAGACTTGCTTTTGTCGCCATTGTCGTGGTCGGTATTGTTGCGTTGATCGCGAACAGTATCCTGGTCCCTTCCGACTTGCCTAAGGGAGAACGCACTTCATTCCGTGACCAGGCTAAATTGCTGACGAATGGAAGACTGCTGCTTATGCTCCTGATTACGGCCCTCGGTTATGGGGGGACCTTCGTTGTCTTCACTTATTTATCCCCATTGCTGCAGGATATAACAGGCTTCAAGGAAAATACGGTGGCCATCATCCTGCTGGTATACGGGATCGCCATTGCAGTCGGTAATGTGATCGGTGGAAAGGCAGCCAATCGCAACCCGCTTCGAGCACTATTCTATATGTTCATCGCCCAAGCGCTGGTGCTGATCACGCTTACGTTTACCGCACCGTTTCAAGTGGCCGGACTGATCACGATTTTTCTCATGGGATTTTTGGCTTTCATGAATGTGCCGGGACTACAGGTTTATGTCGTCATGCTGGCTGAACGGTTTGCACCGGGGGCTGTGAATATGGCTTCCGCGCTGAACATTGCCGCATTTAATGCCGGCATCGCCATTGGCGCTTTTCTGGGCGGCTTAATCACGAATTCCATGGGCCTGATTCATACGGCATGGATCGGGGCGCTGATGGTGCTCGGCGCGGTGGTTCTCACCGGATGGAGCTTGAAGCTGGAACGGAAGGAGACGGATAAGCCGAGTAAGCAAGCGGCCTAA